The Pedobacter roseus genome contains a region encoding:
- a CDS encoding outer membrane beta-barrel family protein, which produces MKTYIILILVFLSTGTIAVQAQAPANVIDSVSLKFTGKVIDSVTKEPLIYAQVVINNGQKQVMQALTDTLGKFEVKIKAGTYQVKVFYMGNENQVFNLAIPASPDHVFSKVFNVKIKTELLNEVSVYAKRKIIENTAEKIVYHVDRDPMAKNKSLSEVIKKVPLVTVDFKGVPSLKGSEKVQVQVNGRSVTDYAIPVDQALKMIPTANVESVEVITNPGAASDGESLAGIINIITKNKFSLGGNLTVGVESTIGKSYNTKPTLNFTYGVGKLNFSLNGSYTNFKTQGFSNQLYSRNNFLQAQQGNLGYNGNPVYVNSGLFYDISKNESLNAGLTASNSPYTFSQALQTNINDQGITNLFNRFSDNVVKSQSLSANVDYKLKLDKPGKEFTIGALFTAGKQDNLNNSFNNYLSGTAPSTLQELSNNNNTMRTVILQSDYKFPLGKHKLQAGLKITNRHFDSQYQNMMSSQSTTASTDEYAYDQGIYAAFGQVQLALPKKWVMIGGIRYERTQNDAQFISTNSNVSRGFNSVLPTYVIGKNLKNGMISLTYSYKISRPGISFLNPFQNFVNANTVSQGNPDLLPEHKNGLSMAFSHNAGKVYLYVDASADFWSDYILRVNQLVNNINQISYKNIGSYKQFGTSANLNLTITKALSLTVGGTLNLISTNDAAFNATYNEKLNFNGSFIGTYNFKGGYNLQAEYYLYSNNYFFQSRTELPNTSSIGLNKSFMKDRINVSVGVINPLNSKMEYNMLNINGGLTNQNIQTVYGRGLTFGFSYQFGNDKVNKKSRTNIKDNDTKEGSTNPIGF; this is translated from the coding sequence ATGAAAACATATATAATATTGATCCTCGTTTTTTTAAGTACAGGCACTATTGCAGTTCAGGCGCAGGCGCCGGCTAATGTGATAGATAGCGTAAGCTTAAAATTTACCGGTAAGGTAATCGACTCTGTTACGAAAGAACCACTTATTTATGCACAGGTTGTGATAAATAATGGCCAAAAACAGGTGATGCAAGCCCTTACCGATACCTTGGGAAAGTTTGAAGTAAAAATAAAAGCAGGAACCTATCAGGTTAAGGTATTTTATATGGGCAATGAAAATCAGGTTTTTAATCTGGCTATACCGGCCAGTCCAGACCATGTATTTAGCAAGGTGTTTAATGTAAAAATTAAAACAGAACTGTTAAATGAAGTTTCGGTTTATGCCAAAAGAAAGATTATCGAAAATACTGCCGAAAAGATCGTTTACCATGTAGACCGCGATCCGATGGCAAAAAACAAATCACTCAGTGAGGTGATTAAAAAAGTCCCGTTGGTTACGGTCGATTTTAAAGGTGTTCCTTCTTTAAAAGGGAGCGAAAAAGTACAAGTACAGGTTAATGGTCGTTCGGTTACGGATTATGCCATCCCTGTAGATCAGGCCCTTAAAATGATTCCAACGGCTAATGTAGAAAGCGTAGAAGTGATTACCAACCCAGGTGCTGCCAGCGATGGCGAAAGTTTGGCAGGTATCATTAACATTATAACCAAAAATAAGTTTTCTTTAGGCGGCAACCTTACGGTGGGTGTAGAATCTACAATCGGTAAAAGCTATAATACCAAACCTACTTTAAATTTTACTTACGGCGTCGGCAAGCTTAATTTTTCGCTTAATGGCAGTTATACCAATTTTAAAACGCAGGGCTTTAGCAACCAACTTTACTCGAGGAACAATTTTTTGCAGGCCCAACAAGGAAATTTAGGCTACAATGGCAACCCTGTTTATGTAAATAGCGGATTGTTTTACGACATCAGCAAGAACGAATCATTAAACGCAGGCTTAACGGCCTCTAATTCTCCCTATACTTTCAGTCAGGCATTGCAGACGAACATTAACGATCAGGGCATTACAAATTTATTCAACCGCTTTTCTGATAATGTGGTTAAATCTCAAAGTTTATCGGCAAATGTAGATTACAAACTTAAACTGGATAAACCCGGTAAAGAATTTACGATTGGCGCACTTTTTACCGCAGGCAAACAGGATAATTTAAACAATAGTTTTAATAATTATCTATCCGGCACAGCACCATCTACTTTACAGGAGCTGAGCAATAACAACAATACCATGCGTACAGTGATCTTACAGTCAGATTACAAGTTTCCTTTGGGCAAGCACAAATTACAGGCCGGCCTTAAAATTACAAACAGACATTTCGATTCGCAGTATCAAAATATGATGAGCAGCCAATCAACAACAGCAAGCACTGATGAATATGCTTACGATCAGGGCATATATGCTGCCTTCGGACAGGTACAACTCGCTTTACCAAAAAAATGGGTAATGATTGGCGGTATACGTTATGAAAGAACACAGAACGATGCTCAATTCATATCAACAAACAGCAATGTTAGTCGAGGATTTAACAGTGTTTTACCGACTTACGTAATTGGCAAAAACCTTAAAAACGGAATGATCAGCTTAACCTATAGCTACAAAATTTCGAGGCCAGGTATTTCCTTTCTCAATCCCTTCCAAAATTTTGTAAATGCAAACACGGTATCGCAAGGTAACCCCGATCTTTTGCCCGAACATAAAAATGGCTTGAGTATGGCCTTCTCTCACAATGCAGGCAAAGTATATTTATATGTTGATGCCAGCGCCGACTTTTGGTCTGACTATATTTTACGTGTAAACCAATTGGTAAACAACATTAACCAGATTTCTTATAAAAACATCGGCTCATACAAACAGTTCGGTACATCGGCCAATTTAAACCTTACCATTACCAAAGCATTGAGCTTAACTGTAGGCGGTACCTTAAACCTGATCTCAACCAATGATGCGGCATTTAACGCTACGTATAATGAAAAGTTAAACTTTAATGGCAGTTTTATAGGCACATATAACTTTAAAGGTGGTTATAATCTTCAGGCAGAGTATTACCTGTATTCGAATAACTATTTTTTCCAGAGCAGAACCGAGCTGCCCAACACTTCATCTATCGGTTTAAACAAATCATTTATGAAAGACAGGATCAACGTCAGTGTTGGGGTAATTAATCCATTAAATAGTAAGATGGAATATAATATGCTCAACATAAATGGTGGCTTAACCAATCAGAACATCCAGACCGTTTATGGCAGGGGCTTAACCTTTGGATTTAGCTACCAGTTTGGTAACGATAAGGTAAATAAAAAGAGTAGAACCAATATTAAAGATAACGATACCAAAGAAGGAAGCACGAACCCAATTGGTTTTTAA
- a CDS encoding peptidase domain-containing ABC transporter codes for MFKLNYRPSIPIYRQLETKDCGPTCLRMVLRYYGKSYTLNTIRQACRVNRDGSTFLGLKVAAEKFGMNAICVKLHYTDLINADIWPAIIHWKTNHFVVLKKLTKDEAVIIDPAQGKVKISRADFLEHWNAVEEKGYALILEPDADLEQLNQEEQEAQTNVSFWKLLGYLKKHKSLILQLLIGLVASSILELSLPFLSKLLIDRGIKLKEVNLIYLVLIGQVVVFASKSFIEFVRSWILLFVSVRVNLNILVSFFIKLLNLPLSFFETRKQGDVMQRVNDHTRIENFLTSNTLTTVFSCFNICVLSIILFHFSSILFLIFAGSSILYVGWVFLFFNKRRQIDQKRFEVNSSVQSKIVQLIEGFQDIKISNSADQKRWEWESLIVKEFKVRVKGLTYNQYQQAGSLVITEMRNIGITFVAAFMTLRGEISLGSLFAIQFIVGQLIAPIESLIFFLQSYQDTKMSLERLNEIHEIQDEQPETGKYVEIDHLIGDISIQNLQFSYPGFENKAVFNSLSLVIPKGKITAIVGLSGSGKTTLLKLLLKLYDPTGGTIHIGNEKLDDIDVGQWRNLCGTVLQDGFIFSDTIAKNIALGFEQINEGRLHDAIKMANIGDFVYNLPKGVETEIGIGANGISQGQRQRLLIARAVYKNPELLLFDEATNALDSNNEQAIMNNLRDFFDNRTVVIVAHRLSTIKNADQIFVMEYGRILESGNHETLMNNKGAYFNLINNQLEKIK; via the coding sequence ATGTTTAAACTAAACTATAGACCATCGATTCCTATATACCGCCAGTTGGAAACAAAAGATTGCGGACCAACCTGCCTTCGCATGGTATTACGCTATTACGGCAAATCATATACCTTAAATACCATCAGACAGGCCTGCAGGGTTAACCGAGACGGAAGTACATTTTTAGGACTTAAAGTAGCAGCAGAAAAGTTCGGCATGAATGCAATATGCGTAAAACTGCATTATACCGACCTTATTAATGCTGATATCTGGCCTGCCATCATCCATTGGAAAACCAACCACTTTGTGGTGCTGAAAAAACTGACCAAAGATGAGGCTGTGATTATCGATCCGGCACAGGGAAAGGTAAAAATAAGCAGAGCTGACTTTCTGGAGCATTGGAATGCCGTAGAAGAAAAAGGATATGCCCTTATTTTAGAACCTGATGCAGATCTGGAACAGTTGAATCAGGAAGAGCAGGAAGCACAGACCAATGTAAGTTTCTGGAAGCTTTTGGGTTATCTGAAAAAGCACAAATCGTTGATTTTACAGCTTTTGATAGGTTTAGTGGCCAGCTCGATCCTGGAACTGAGTTTACCTTTTTTAAGCAAGTTGCTTATTGATAGGGGGATAAAACTCAAAGAAGTAAACCTGATTTATCTGGTACTTATTGGGCAGGTAGTGGTTTTTGCATCCAAATCTTTTATCGAATTTGTAAGATCGTGGATTTTATTATTCGTGAGTGTAAGGGTAAACCTCAATATTTTGGTCAGCTTTTTTATCAAGCTACTTAACCTGCCATTATCTTTCTTCGAAACCCGTAAACAGGGTGATGTGATGCAGCGGGTTAACGACCATACGAGGATAGAAAACTTTTTAACCAGCAATACTTTAACTACTGTATTTTCTTGCTTCAATATCTGTGTATTAAGCATTATTCTATTCCATTTCAGTAGTATATTATTCCTGATTTTTGCAGGTAGCAGCATTTTATATGTAGGCTGGGTATTTCTGTTTTTTAATAAACGCCGGCAAATCGATCAAAAAAGATTTGAGGTAAACTCTTCGGTACAAAGTAAGATTGTTCAGCTGATAGAGGGGTTTCAGGACATTAAGATCAGTAATTCTGCCGACCAGAAAAGATGGGAATGGGAATCGCTGATTGTAAAAGAGTTTAAGGTAAGGGTTAAAGGGCTTACCTATAACCAATATCAACAGGCCGGTTCATTGGTAATTACCGAAATGAGGAACATCGGGATTACTTTTGTGGCTGCATTTATGACCCTTAGGGGAGAAATCAGTCTGGGAAGTCTTTTCGCCATCCAGTTTATTGTAGGTCAATTGATTGCACCAATAGAATCATTGATTTTCTTTCTACAATCGTATCAGGATACCAAAATGAGCCTGGAACGATTAAATGAGATACATGAGATTCAGGATGAGCAGCCAGAAACGGGAAAATATGTAGAAATAGATCATTTAATTGGCGATATTTCCATTCAGAATCTGCAGTTCAGCTATCCTGGGTTTGAAAATAAGGCCGTTTTTAATAGCTTGAGTCTGGTCATTCCCAAAGGGAAAATTACAGCCATAGTGGGTTTGAGTGGAAGCGGCAAAACCACCTTGCTAAAACTCTTGCTTAAATTGTACGATCCAACTGGCGGTACCATTCATATTGGCAACGAAAAACTGGATGATATAGATGTTGGCCAATGGCGTAACCTCTGTGGAACGGTTTTACAGGATGGGTTTATTTTTTCAGATACCATTGCTAAAAATATTGCACTCGGCTTTGAGCAGATAAACGAAGGCCGTTTGCATGATGCCATTAAAATGGCCAACATTGGTGATTTTGTTTACAACCTTCCAAAAGGTGTTGAAACCGAAATTGGAATTGGTGCAAATGGCATATCGCAAGGTCAACGGCAACGGCTATTAATTGCCCGTGCAGTTTATAAAAACCCTGAACTTTTGCTTTTTGATGAAGCTACAAATGCGCTCGATTCTAATAATGAGCAGGCCATCATGAACAACCTGAGGGATTTCTTCGATAACCGGACGGTAGTTATTGTTGCGCACAGGTTAAGCACCATTAAAAATGCCGACCAGATATTTGTAATGGAATATGGCAGGATATTGGAATCGGGAAACCACGAAACGCTAATGAACAATAAAGGGGCTTATTTCAATTTAATTAATAATCAACTCGAGAAAATAAAATAA
- a CDS encoding LLM class flavin-dependent oxidoreductase — protein MSIKKIGLMDFGTRSKKIDSLSIIESVIDDAILAEKLGFHRLWYGEHFITSANSPWFSPDMLLPLICGNTNTIRVGVAGVLVGYTSPIRTASSYKMLNNLFNNRIDLGFAKGTPGSNFLPYFSQPKITSYEEGVQNIQNQIAAISSLLNNEDEHVKNGLILSPYKGTIPSLWNLGGSPGSYQASLSNQLNCSRTLFHKGVNLEKGLDNLKAYREDFYKQYGRLPEVNIALAGFTSPSKAKREEVIALSEAEFDFVEPTTRLCCEPQELFDKMSAYAEQYDADEVIFYDIARDPDYRRESMAWISEVFGMQNKQQLVA, from the coding sequence ATGAGTATTAAAAAAATTGGCTTGATGGATTTTGGTACAAGATCCAAAAAGATAGATAGTCTTTCGATTATCGAAAGCGTTATAGACGATGCTATACTGGCAGAAAAACTAGGCTTTCACCGTTTGTGGTACGGCGAGCATTTTATTACCTCCGCCAACTCGCCATGGTTTAGCCCTGATATGCTTTTACCGCTAATCTGTGGTAACACCAATACCATAAGGGTAGGTGTAGCAGGGGTATTGGTGGGTTATACTTCCCCCATCAGAACGGCTTCCAGTTATAAGATGCTCAATAACCTGTTCAATAACCGCATCGATCTGGGTTTCGCTAAAGGCACTCCCGGAAGTAATTTTTTACCTTATTTCAGTCAGCCTAAAATTACCAGTTATGAAGAAGGTGTACAAAATATCCAAAATCAGATAGCGGCTATAAGCAGTTTACTAAACAATGAAGATGAACATGTTAAAAATGGGCTCATACTTTCTCCATACAAAGGTACGATACCTTCTCTCTGGAACCTTGGCGGCTCACCGGGTAGTTATCAGGCTAGCCTAAGCAATCAGCTAAACTGCTCCCGTACCCTTTTCCATAAAGGTGTAAACCTCGAAAAAGGCTTAGACAACCTAAAAGCCTACCGTGAAGATTTTTACAAGCAATACGGTCGTTTACCAGAGGTTAATATTGCGCTGGCTGGTTTTACCAGTCCGAGTAAAGCAAAAAGAGAAGAGGTGATAGCACTTTCAGAAGCAGAATTTGACTTTGTAGAACCCACAACAAGACTTTGCTGCGAACCACAGGAACTGTTCGATAAGATGTCGGCCTATGCGGAACAGTATGACGCTGACGAAGTCATATTCTATGATATTGCCCGCGATCCCGACTACAGGAGGGAAAGTATGGCCTGGATCAGCGAGGTTTTTGGCATGCAAAACAAACAACAGTTAGTGGCCTAA
- a CDS encoding lantibiotic dehydratase, whose amino-acid sequence MKKDTLSEQYQFLPDLMLRFPSYHNEGQITKELIYQFIKDDFFMEALWIASKDLYEAVLRIDTITDPKKLEKIEVALSKYINRTKNRATPFGLFAGCAPIAWAADTQIELGAMSKHTRLDMGLLCTVFRYVLKNENIKKSLNYSVNKTLYDIDGNYRMVDYKTLGYRKYTVSAVSGSEYLQEIIDFCNTAQSYNVIAAFIEDSFEVETEEANTFLDELINGQILLSNLEPRVSGPDFLDQIIDSLTEVTTVDSGNYDAKTYLLAFIKIKEILAKEINTIIKKEEISVILQELNIEFNSESMFQIDLYKDGSAQTLSNVYADKLMEAVQFLNQVTPKHNNKELQAFKSRFADRYDEQEIPLLQALDPESGIGYASNTHLAGEAPLVHRMVFSSGTPSEIRETQYTDLSKWLIGYLTSNPTSSELNIDQHDLGNLNINPSELPPSFSIIFRLNGGEEDHIYLEHCGWPTGACMIGRFGYGDKKFEQILKDINGVENAYYEDAIVAEVAHLPEDRHGNIASRPKFRDYQIPVLAGSTSDESEISLSDLMVSVRNGQIFLRSKRLNKAIIPRLSNAHNYGMNALPVYHFLGDLQGADHKYWLGLNLEVLPKLGIFKIPRIKYKGVILSLASWYLNADDIKEILETNAPAHEKKLKGFFEKWDLPAAFIYADEDNELLVHQSNRIEILAWLSACKKRSQIVLKEYLPITGSILKDEDAKAVNNQFVALLTRKDDKKRPAPVFNPSHKNDNHVKRQYFPGEEWLYAKIYTGVKTADQLIGNELLALGKKLVNAGLIDQWFFIRYADPEPHLRFRVHVTPIDGLGTVMREINKAFEILSETGLVWKIQFDTYEREIERYSAAGIELSEQLFYHDSLAVSSFLSRRDMIENFEQLRWLWGIRSIDSLLNDFEFSLAEKLKVMEVLSASFHQEFNSDALLIKQLSQKYRFSKELIANHLDAGNDFSGSDLLQYRSFEIIPLAQAIKKKIEEGLIDQNLNNFLISYIHMNMNRLFKTKQRVHELVVYDFLLMYYKSTFHRQKTKI is encoded by the coding sequence ATGAAAAAGGACACACTAAGCGAGCAGTACCAGTTCTTACCAGATCTGATGCTCCGGTTTCCATCTTACCACAATGAGGGGCAAATCACCAAAGAGCTGATTTATCAGTTCATCAAAGATGATTTTTTTATGGAGGCTTTATGGATCGCTTCTAAAGATTTATATGAGGCTGTACTCCGGATCGATACCATCACAGATCCTAAAAAACTCGAAAAAATAGAAGTAGCCTTATCTAAATACATTAACAGAACCAAAAACAGGGCTACCCCTTTTGGCCTTTTTGCAGGTTGTGCACCAATTGCGTGGGCAGCGGATACGCAGATAGAACTTGGTGCCATGAGTAAACATACCCGCCTGGACATGGGATTGCTATGCACTGTTTTCCGTTATGTATTGAAAAATGAAAACATCAAAAAATCATTAAACTATAGTGTTAATAAAACTTTGTATGATATCGATGGAAACTATAGGATGGTTGATTACAAAACATTGGGCTACCGGAAGTATACGGTATCAGCTGTAAGTGGCTCTGAATACCTTCAGGAAATTATTGATTTTTGTAATACTGCACAATCTTACAATGTTATTGCTGCCTTTATTGAAGACTCGTTTGAGGTAGAAACAGAAGAGGCCAATACTTTTTTAGATGAGCTGATTAATGGCCAGATTTTACTCAGTAACCTCGAACCAAGGGTAAGCGGTCCTGATTTTTTAGACCAGATTATTGATAGTTTAACTGAAGTTACAACGGTAGACAGTGGTAACTATGATGCTAAGACCTATCTTTTAGCATTTATAAAAATTAAAGAGATCCTGGCTAAGGAAATCAATACCATTATTAAAAAAGAAGAAATCTCTGTAATACTACAGGAACTGAACATCGAATTTAACAGCGAAAGTATGTTTCAGATCGATCTTTATAAAGATGGTTCAGCACAAACGTTGAGTAATGTTTATGCCGATAAGTTGATGGAAGCAGTTCAGTTTTTAAACCAGGTTACACCAAAACACAACAACAAAGAATTACAGGCATTCAAAAGCCGCTTTGCCGACCGTTATGATGAACAGGAAATCCCTTTATTACAGGCACTGGATCCTGAATCGGGTATTGGTTATGCTTCAAACACACATTTAGCCGGAGAAGCGCCATTGGTACACCGGATGGTTTTTTCGTCCGGCACACCAAGCGAAATCAGGGAAACACAATATACCGACCTGAGTAAATGGCTTATTGGTTATTTAACCAGCAATCCTACGAGTTCAGAATTGAATATTGATCAGCACGATCTGGGCAACCTTAATATCAATCCATCAGAACTTCCGCCAAGTTTCTCCATTATTTTTAGGCTGAACGGAGGGGAAGAAGACCACATTTACCTTGAACATTGCGGATGGCCTACGGGAGCTTGCATGATCGGCAGATTCGGTTATGGCGATAAAAAATTTGAGCAGATCTTAAAGGATATTAATGGCGTTGAAAATGCCTACTATGAAGATGCAATAGTAGCCGAGGTGGCACACCTGCCCGAAGACCGCCACGGCAATATTGCTTCGAGGCCTAAATTTAGGGATTACCAGATTCCGGTATTGGCGGGCAGTACATCCGATGAGAGCGAAATCAGCCTTAGCGATTTAATGGTTTCAGTACGTAATGGGCAGATTTTTTTAAGGAGCAAACGTTTAAACAAAGCAATCATACCAAGGTTGAGCAATGCACATAACTACGGGATGAATGCATTACCGGTATATCATTTTTTAGGTGATTTACAGGGCGCAGATCATAAATACTGGCTAGGCTTAAATTTAGAGGTATTGCCAAAACTGGGCATTTTTAAAATCCCAAGAATCAAATATAAAGGGGTAATTCTTTCTTTAGCCTCCTGGTATCTAAATGCGGATGACATTAAAGAGATTTTAGAAACCAATGCTCCGGCCCATGAAAAGAAGCTAAAAGGCTTTTTTGAAAAATGGGATCTCCCCGCAGCTTTTATTTATGCAGATGAGGATAATGAGCTGTTGGTGCACCAAAGTAACCGGATCGAAATACTAGCCTGGTTATCAGCCTGTAAAAAGCGTAGCCAGATTGTATTGAAAGAATACTTACCCATTACGGGTTCTATTTTAAAAGATGAAGATGCAAAAGCAGTAAACAATCAGTTTGTTGCCCTATTAACCAGAAAAGACGATAAAAAAAGACCAGCACCTGTGTTTAATCCTAGCCATAAAAATGATAACCATGTAAAAAGGCAATACTTTCCCGGAGAGGAATGGTTATATGCAAAAATTTATACCGGTGTAAAAACCGCAGATCAGTTAATTGGAAACGAGCTGTTGGCGCTTGGCAAGAAACTGGTAAATGCAGGTTTAATAGACCAATGGTTTTTTATCAGGTATGCAGATCCGGAGCCACACCTGAGGTTTAGGGTACATGTAACGCCAATAGATGGCTTAGGTACGGTAATGCGCGAAATCAATAAAGCTTTCGAAATCCTTTCGGAAACAGGTTTAGTTTGGAAAATACAGTTTGATACATACGAGCGCGAAATTGAACGTTATAGCGCAGCAGGTATCGAATTGAGCGAACAATTGTTTTATCATGATAGTTTGGCTGTATCAAGCTTTTTATCACGCAGGGATATGATAGAAAACTTTGAGCAACTGCGTTGGCTTTGGGGCATCAGATCTATCGACAGCTTATTGAACGACTTTGAATTTTCCCTTGCAGAGAAGTTGAAAGTAATGGAAGTTTTATCGGCTTCGTTTCACCAGGAGTTTAACTCGGATGCTTTATTGATCAAACAGTTATCACAGAAATACCGGTTCAGCAAAGAACTGATTGCCAACCACCTGGATGCAGGGAATGATTTTTCGGGCTCAGACCTTTTGCAGTACAGAAGTTTCGAAATTATCCCTTTGGCTCAGGCCATCAAAAAGAAAATTGAAGAAGGACTGATCGATCAGAACCTGAACAACTTTTTAATCAGCTATATCCACATGAATATGAATCGTTTGTTCAAAACCAAACAGCGCGTACATGAACTGGTAGTTTACGATTTTCTTTTAATGTATTATAAATCAACCTTTCACCGTCAAAAAACAAAAATATGA
- a CDS encoding lanthionine synthetase LanC family protein: protein MSTLQAETVMSTRFKVVFEQIKHLLHDQENQPDFITNGNLFNGYAGIVYYYFSLLKAFPEGESEAYIALEKLIESYNTQDNMASKYMTFCSGLSGFYFLIQKLVEQEYLDEVFLEEVLPINELIFEDTKRLLTEENTDFLHGASGQMLYLLSSKGDPNREKYLGVLVDQLLTLAVIDEKGLRFPNSTVKEFQNTDNTNMSLSHGNAGILLVMLNIYNAGIEQEKLGTAIQQSLDFFLHYYHPRNEDISLSAFPLLVNEELTKEELIDGDFYAENYSWCYGDLAAIWLLYQSSVSFKNAAYADIADQIGKTMAAGLITVPASGIKINSHFCHGTSGIALFLNRLYQFSGHTIYQEAAQVWLDSTLDHLEKDLNNPDFMNKPSSLGLLEGVSGAMFVLAAAEHDDIAANWTDMFLLS from the coding sequence ATGAGCACCTTACAAGCAGAAACAGTGATGAGTACCCGTTTTAAAGTGGTATTTGAGCAGATTAAACATTTGCTGCACGATCAGGAAAATCAGCCGGATTTTATAACAAACGGCAATTTGTTTAATGGCTATGCAGGTATTGTTTATTATTATTTTAGCCTGTTAAAGGCTTTTCCTGAAGGAGAAAGCGAAGCTTACATTGCTTTAGAAAAACTGATTGAATCCTATAACACTCAGGATAATATGGCAAGTAAATACATGACCTTCTGCAGCGGTCTTTCCGGTTTTTATTTCCTGATCCAAAAGCTGGTAGAACAAGAGTATCTTGATGAAGTATTTTTAGAAGAGGTACTACCCATTAACGAACTGATTTTTGAAGATACAAAGCGGTTACTTACTGAAGAAAACACTGATTTTTTACATGGCGCCAGTGGCCAGATGTTATACCTTTTAAGCAGCAAAGGTGATCCGAATCGTGAAAAATACCTTGGTGTGTTGGTAGATCAACTCCTTACACTTGCAGTAATTGATGAAAAAGGGTTGCGCTTCCCCAACAGCACGGTAAAAGAGTTCCAAAATACAGATAATACCAACATGAGCCTTTCGCACGGAAATGCTGGTATTTTATTGGTGATGCTGAATATTTATAATGCCGGTATTGAACAAGAGAAACTTGGTACTGCCATTCAACAGAGTTTGGATTTTTTTCTCCACTATTATCATCCAAGAAATGAAGACATTTCATTATCAGCCTTTCCACTGCTGGTTAATGAAGAACTTACCAAAGAAGAATTGATTGACGGTGATTTTTATGCAGAAAATTACAGCTGGTGTTATGGTGATCTTGCTGCAATATGGCTACTGTATCAAAGTAGCGTATCTTTCAAAAACGCAGCCTATGCTGATATTGCCGATCAGATTGGTAAAACCATGGCCGCGGGTTTAATTACGGTACCTGCATCGGGCATAAAAATTAATTCCCACTTCTGCCACGGTACTTCTGGTATAGCCCTCTTTTTAAACCGTCTTTATCAATTTTCGGGGCATACAATTTATCAGGAGGCTGCACAGGTATGGTTGGATAGCACCCTCGATCATTTAGAAAAAGACCTGAACAATCCCGACTTTATGAACAAACCAAGTTCACTCGGTTTACTGGAAGGGGTTAGCGGGGCAATGTTTGTGCTGGCAGCTGCCGAACATGATGATATTGCTGCAAATTGGACCGATATGTTTCTTTTATCTTAA
- a CDS encoding class I lanthipeptide, with the protein MKKQLKTKLSLNKETVAKLNEEQMELVSGGQAAADGSTVVIDIPILSAEAVDGGSCGKQSIIASQTCPVSSTCKCSC; encoded by the coding sequence ATGAAAAAGCAATTAAAAACCAAACTGTCACTGAACAAAGAAACAGTAGCAAAACTTAATGAAGAGCAAATGGAATTAGTATCTGGTGGCCAGGCTGCTGCAGATGGTTCTACCGTTGTTATCGACATTCCGATCCTTTCTGCTGAGGCTGTTGATGGAGGAAGTTGCGGTAAACAATCTATTATCGCATCACAAACCTGTCCGGTATCAAGTACATGTAAATGTAGTTGCTAA
- a CDS encoding class I lanthipeptide, protein MKKQFKTKLSLNKETVARLNDEQMELVAGGQAALAGSTVVIGIEASSAVDGDSCGKQSIIASKTCPVSSTCDCSCK, encoded by the coding sequence ATGAAAAAACAATTCAAAACAAAACTTTCTCTTAACAAAGAAACAGTAGCCAGGCTTAACGATGAGCAAATGGAACTAGTAGCTGGCGGACAGGCTGCACTGGCAGGCTCTACAGTGGTAATCGGCATCGAAGCATCATCTGCGGTTGATGGTGATAGCTGTGGTAAACAATCCATTATCGCCTCTAAAACCTGTCCGGTAAGCAGTACCTGCGATTGTAGCTGTAAATAA